The following coding sequences lie in one Silene latifolia isolate original U9 population chromosome 5, ASM4854445v1, whole genome shotgun sequence genomic window:
- the LOC141657626 gene encoding GDSL esterase/lipase LTL1-like, with protein sequence MAVASVNHSPKPVATLTLTSTCITKLTFIFTILFYFPVEAQSRAFFVFGDSLVDNGNNNYLATSARADSPPYGIDYPTRRPTGRFSNGLNMPDIISESIGAEPTLPYLSPQLNGPRLLVGANFASAGVGILNDTGIQFLNIIRISRQLQYFEEYQKRVSDMIGGGATQELVNRALVLITLGGNDFVNNYYLVPFSARSRQFALPNYVTYLISEYRKVLSRLYELGARRVLVTGTGPMGCVPSEIAQRGRNGQCSQELMTAADLFNPQLVQLINNLNSDIGSPVFVSANAFRMHMDFISNPQAYGFVTSKVACCGQGPYNGIGLCTPLSNLCSNRDEYAFWDAFHPTERANRIIVQQILAGNPEYMHPMNLSTIMELDSRV encoded by the exons ATGGCAGTTGCATCAGTAAATCACAGTCCGAAACCAGTTGCAACATTAACACTTACTAGTACTTGTATTACTAAATTGACTTTCATATTCACAATTCTCTTTTACTTCCCTGTTGAGGCCCAATCTCGGGCTTTTTTCGTCTTTGGTGACTCATTGGTGGACAATGGTAACAACAATTACTTAGCCACTAGTGCTCGGGCTGACTCACCGccctatggtattgactaccctaCACGCCGCCCTACTGGCCGCTTCTCTAATGGACTTAACATGCCTGATATTATCA GTGAATCAATTGGTGCTGAACCTACACTGCCATACCTAAGCCCGCAGCTAAATGGTCCGCGACTATTGGTTGGTGCCAACTTTGCTTCAGCTGGTGTCGGAATCCTCAATGACACTGGAATTCAGTTT CTGAACATCATAAGAATATCTAGGCAACTACAGTACTTCGAAGAATACCAAAAAAGAGTGAGTGATATGATCGGAGGTGGTGCGACACAAGAGCTAGTGAACCGTGCCTTGGTGCTAATTACACTTGGAGGCAATGATTTCGTCAACAACTACTACTTAGTCCCATTTTCAGCCAGATCTCGCCAATTCGCCCTCCCAAATTATGTCACTTACCTTATCTCTGAATATCGCAAAGTCCTCTCG AGGCTATATGAGCTGGGTGCACGTAGAGTGCTGGTGACAGGAACAGGTCCAATGGGGTGCGTACCATCAGAGATAGCACAGCGCGGCAGGAATGGCCAATGTTCTCAAGAACTCATGACTGCTGCCGACTTGTTCAATCCTCAGCTCGTTCAACTCATTAATAACCTCAATTCTGATATCGGCTCCCCGGTCTTTGTTTCTGCCAATGCCTTTAGGATGCATATGGACTTTATCTCTAATCCTCAAGCCTATG GGTTTGTGACATCGAAGGTAGCGTGCTGCGGTCAAGGACCATACAATGGGATAGGACTTTGCACACCATTGTCAAATTTGTGTTCAAACAGGGATGAATACGCGTTTTGGGACGCCTTCCACCCGACTGAGAGAGCAAATAGGATAATTGTTCAGCAGATATTGGCTGGTAATCCAGAGTACATGCACCCAATGAACCTGAGCACAATCATGGAGTTGGATTCCAGAGTTTAA